ATGTTCTATCGATTAATTTTTTTACCTTCTTAACCTTACAACGGGCATACAGACCATAGTGACGGATAAGCTTTAAACCCTTGGGAGGGATGTGTTGTATTAGCATTGCAATAAATTCATATGCATTAACCTTGGCAAAAACCTGCCTGTCTGTAGGATGCTCTCTATACCAATACCTCACGTATTCACCATCATAACCAGCTATTCTGTATAACGCTATGGGAGGGGATGCAACGTATTTGATCAAGTATCCGATGATGTCCGTTTTTCTTACTTTCTCTTTCTTAGCTCGGGCAATAAGCCCTGTTTCGCTTCTCTTCTCGAATACTTCTTCAATCAACCTCATTGCCTCTGGATCCTTGCTTAAAGCCTTCTTTAACGCGCTTAAGAGAATATACATCCACTTCTTGCGTAATATTTTGTAATCAAAATAATAAAACTTTTTCCAGTGATTATCTTTATCCAGTCCTCCCTCTGTAACCAGAAGATGCAGGTGTGGATTCCATGTAGATCTCCGCCCTGCAGTCTGGGTAATTAAGATAGTTCCCAATTCTATTTTCTTGCCTCTTGAACATATACAGCAGACCTCTTGAACCAGTTTTGCTCCAGAGTCAGCTAAAAGCTTAAGCATTTGACCATCGTGGAAATACTTCCATAGACTTCCTGGAACAGTAAGGATAATGTGGCGATGCTCAATCTTGGCAAATATAGTTTGCTTCATCCTGACTACCCAGTTATCAGTATATACCTTAGAACAACGCAGGCAAAACCTTGATTTGCAACTAAATGGAACTCTCTT
The bacterium DNA segment above includes these coding regions:
- a CDS encoding transposase, with the protein product PIYYKNRLIQIFRDHWEGFKEFHPEHVDEDIEVNVQKMLGCGLFKNGYAEYRCSCGYIKRVPFSCKSRFCLRCSKVYTDNWVVRMKQTIFAKIEHRHIILTVPGSLWKYFHDGQMLKLLADSGAKLVQEVCCICSRGKKIELGTILITQTAGRRSTWNPHLHLLVTEGGLDKDNHWKKFYYFDYKILRKKWMYILLSALKKALSKDPEAMRLIEEVFEKRSETGLIARAKKEKVRKTDIIGYLIKYVASPPIALYRIAGYDGEYVRYWYREHPTDRQVFAKVNAYEFIAMLIQHIPPKGLKLIRHYGLYARCKVKKVKKLIDRTFRFTKAISHEFISFLGTSSSSGDYRSRLQKSFGIDPFRCPKCGEELILYEVWHPKYGRVYDIFRDGKWVEERKDVVEKESKEQRTIRQNNQLFLFQMQASN